The Noviherbaspirillum saxi genome includes a window with the following:
- a CDS encoding ABC transporter ATP-binding protein, whose translation MASEVILETRNLTKGFKGFIAVNDVNFKVKRGSIHALIGPNGAGKTTFFNLLTKFLTPTAGSILYNGDDITALAPEQIAHRGVIRSFQISAVFPHLTVLENVRIGLQRSLGTSFHFWKSEQTLNRLNDRAMQLLAEVDLESFASTMTVDLPYGRKRALEIATTLAMEPELMLLDEPTQGMGHEDVHRVTELIKKVSAGRTILMVEHNMSVVSGICDKISVLQRGSLLAEGTYQEVSNNPQVMEAYMGTTAGQLEGAH comes from the coding sequence ATGGCAAGCGAAGTCATACTCGAAACGCGAAACCTCACCAAGGGTTTCAAGGGATTCATCGCGGTAAACGATGTCAATTTCAAGGTCAAGCGCGGCTCGATCCACGCCTTGATCGGACCGAACGGCGCGGGGAAGACCACCTTCTTCAACCTGTTGACGAAATTCCTGACGCCGACCGCCGGATCCATTCTGTACAACGGCGATGACATCACCGCGCTGGCGCCGGAACAGATCGCGCATCGCGGCGTGATCCGCTCGTTCCAGATTTCCGCCGTGTTCCCGCACCTGACCGTGCTGGAAAACGTGCGTATCGGCCTGCAGCGTTCGCTCGGCACGTCCTTCCATTTCTGGAAGAGCGAGCAGACGCTCAATCGCCTCAACGACCGCGCCATGCAATTGCTGGCCGAAGTGGATCTGGAAAGCTTTGCGAGCACCATGACGGTCGATCTGCCGTATGGCCGCAAGCGCGCATTGGAGATTGCGACCACGCTGGCGATGGAGCCGGAACTGATGCTGCTCGACGAACCGACGCAGGGCATGGGCCATGAAGACGTGCATCGCGTGACCGAGCTGATCAAGAAGGTGTCGGCCGGTCGCACCATCCTGATGGTCGAGCACAACATGAGCGTGGTCTCGGGCATCTGCGACAAGATTTCGGTGCTGCAGCGCGGTTCGCTGCTGGCCGAAGGCACATATCAGGAAGTATCGAACAATCCGCAAGTGATGGAAGCCTACATGGGCACCACGGCGGGGCAACTGGAAGGAGCGCATTGA
- a CDS encoding D-(-)-3-hydroxybutyrate oligomer hydrolase, with protein MAIRTRFSVSSVVAAGILAGCGGSDAPPEDLNVKPSYLGTVQKATYDGVSNDLLTAGLGKTGIQGAAPTYVDPANPTIPELRRNAIHANYRALIDPSVNGGYGTLYGPNVDNAGNATLGEGKIAGDEYIAYADDGTGQINVTLMVQIPAAFDKANPCIVTATSSGSRGVYGAIGTAGDWGLKQKCAVAYSDKGSGMGFHNLQSDRVNLINGERASAAAAGKMSHFTANLTAAELSAFNAATPNRFAIKQAHSQQNSEKDWGKFTLQAVEFAFFALNDKFGDLARNGSSRLNTIKPSNTLVIASSASNGGGAAVLAAEQDTGGLIDGVAVSEPVTEVALNPALTIRRGTTPVSRAGLGLYDTITIGNLYQPCAALSSSLTASPLLTLVNVTLATNRCTALKAKGLLTATTLATQADESLQKLREAGYESESDLLQASHFGTYQILAPFYANMYGKFSVKDNLCGYSFAPVTATGALTTLTAVQEAQLFATANGTPSGGLGLVNNNAVGGPVGDSFSVSPSTNLADYNIDGAICLRNLATGTDITTGAPLTGTALANSQRVRAGMAEVRRNGNLRAKPAIIVHGRSDALIPVNHNSRAYFAANKAAEGAASKLSYIEITNANHFDAFLGFPGYDTRLIPIHRYHIQAMNMMYAHLKSGAALPPSQVVRTLPRGGTPGAAPAITTANVPPIQLLPVAADQITFANNTVTIPN; from the coding sequence ATGGCAATACGCACCAGATTCAGTGTTAGCTCGGTCGTCGCGGCCGGCATCCTCGCAGGATGCGGCGGTTCCGATGCCCCGCCGGAAGACCTCAACGTCAAACCGTCCTACCTGGGCACGGTACAGAAGGCCACCTACGACGGCGTGAGCAATGACCTGCTGACCGCCGGCCTCGGCAAGACCGGTATTCAAGGCGCTGCGCCGACCTATGTCGATCCGGCCAATCCGACGATTCCGGAGTTGCGCCGCAATGCGATACACGCGAACTACCGCGCCCTGATCGATCCCAGCGTCAATGGCGGTTACGGCACGCTGTATGGCCCCAACGTCGACAACGCAGGAAACGCCACCCTCGGCGAAGGCAAGATCGCCGGCGACGAATACATCGCCTATGCGGATGACGGTACCGGCCAGATCAATGTGACGCTGATGGTGCAGATCCCCGCTGCGTTCGACAAGGCCAATCCCTGCATCGTAACCGCGACGTCTTCCGGTTCGCGCGGCGTGTATGGCGCGATCGGCACCGCAGGCGACTGGGGCCTCAAGCAGAAATGCGCCGTGGCCTATAGCGACAAGGGCAGCGGCATGGGCTTCCATAACCTGCAATCCGACAGGGTCAACCTGATCAATGGAGAACGCGCCAGTGCAGCGGCAGCTGGCAAGATGTCCCACTTCACCGCAAATCTGACCGCGGCCGAGCTGTCGGCGTTCAATGCCGCCACACCCAATCGTTTTGCGATCAAGCAGGCGCATTCGCAGCAGAACTCGGAAAAGGACTGGGGCAAGTTCACGCTGCAGGCAGTGGAGTTCGCCTTCTTTGCGTTGAATGACAAATTCGGCGACTTGGCCCGCAACGGCAGCAGCCGCCTGAACACGATCAAGCCATCCAATACGCTGGTCATCGCATCAAGCGCATCCAACGGCGGCGGCGCTGCGGTGCTGGCGGCCGAGCAGGATACGGGCGGCCTGATCGACGGCGTTGCAGTATCCGAGCCGGTCACCGAAGTGGCGCTGAATCCCGCCCTGACCATCAGGCGCGGTACAACCCCGGTCAGCCGTGCCGGCCTCGGCTTGTACGACACCATCACCATCGGCAACCTCTACCAGCCTTGCGCAGCCTTGTCGTCTTCGCTGACCGCCTCGCCGTTGCTGACATTAGTCAATGTGACGCTGGCGACCAATCGTTGCACCGCGCTGAAAGCGAAGGGATTGCTGACCGCCACGACGCTCGCCACACAAGCGGACGAGTCGCTGCAAAAGCTGCGCGAAGCCGGCTATGAGAGCGAAAGCGATCTGCTGCAGGCAAGCCATTTCGGCACGTATCAGATCCTCGCGCCGTTCTACGCCAACATGTACGGCAAGTTCAGCGTCAAGGACAACCTGTGCGGCTACAGCTTTGCACCGGTCACTGCCACTGGCGCGCTGACCACCTTGACTGCCGTGCAGGAAGCACAGCTGTTCGCAACCGCCAATGGCACACCGAGCGGCGGTCTGGGTCTGGTCAACAACAATGCCGTAGGCGGTCCAGTCGGGGATTCCTTCTCGGTATCGCCATCGACCAATCTGGCCGACTACAACATCGACGGCGCGATCTGCCTGCGCAATCTGGCCACCGGCACCGATATCACGACAGGTGCGCCGCTGACCGGTACAGCACTGGCCAATTCGCAGCGCGTGCGTGCCGGCATGGCGGAAGTGCGCCGTAACGGTAATCTGCGTGCAAAGCCAGCCATCATCGTCCATGGCCGCAGCGATGCATTGATTCCGGTGAACCACAACTCGCGTGCCTACTTCGCCGCCAACAAGGCAGCCGAAGGCGCGGCAAGCAAGCTGTCGTATATCGAAATCACCAACGCGAATCACTTCGATGCCTTCCTCGGCTTCCCGGGTTACGACACGCGTCTGATTCCGATCCATCGCTATCACATCCAGGCAATGAACATGATGTACGCCCACCTCAAGAGCGGAGCAGCACTGCCGCCCAGCCAGGTAGTGCGGACCTTGCCGCGCGGAGGCACACCGGGCGCCGCGCCGGCGATCACCACGGCCAACGTGCCGCCGATCCAGTTGTTACCGGTCGCGGCGGATCAGATCACGTTCGCCAACAACACCGTGACGATTCCGAACTGA
- the fabG gene encoding 3-oxoacyl-[acyl-carrier-protein] reductase, which produces MRLINKVALVTGASRGIGKATALKFAKEGAKVVVCDLDDDVAETVAQIRLQGGSAIGFTVDVTKAESIEAMVGGALATYGHIDVLVNNAGIVADAQLKKMTDEQFDKVIDVNLKGTYNCTKAVVDAMIERKGGVVLNASSIVGIYGNFGQTNYAASKFGVIGMAKTWARELGKHNIRVNAVCPGFIETTILKSMPEKVIRALEERVPLGRLGKPEEIANTFAFLASDEASYINGAVIEVCGGMTL; this is translated from the coding sequence GTGCGACTCATTAACAAGGTAGCCCTGGTAACAGGTGCAAGCAGGGGCATAGGCAAGGCCACCGCTCTGAAGTTTGCGAAAGAAGGGGCGAAAGTCGTGGTCTGCGATCTTGACGACGACGTTGCCGAGACAGTCGCGCAAATTCGCCTGCAGGGCGGTTCCGCCATCGGATTCACGGTCGACGTGACAAAGGCGGAGAGTATCGAAGCGATGGTGGGCGGGGCGCTCGCGACTTATGGACATATCGACGTGCTGGTCAACAATGCCGGCATCGTGGCCGACGCCCAGCTCAAGAAGATGACCGACGAGCAGTTCGACAAGGTCATCGATGTCAATCTCAAGGGCACCTACAACTGCACCAAGGCCGTGGTCGACGCGATGATAGAGCGCAAGGGCGGGGTCGTACTGAATGCATCTTCCATCGTCGGCATCTACGGTAATTTCGGCCAGACCAATTATGCGGCCAGCAAATTCGGTGTGATCGGCATGGCCAAGACCTGGGCGCGCGAATTGGGCAAGCACAATATCCGCGTCAATGCGGTTTGTCCCGGCTTCATAGAAACGACGATCCTCAAATCCATGCCGGAAAAAGTCATTCGTGCATTGGAAGAACGTGTTCCGCTCGGTCGCCTCGGCAAGCCTGAAGAAATCGCCAATACCTTCGCCTTCCTGGCATCGGATGAAGCGAGTTATATCAATGGCGCCGTCATCGAAGTGTGCGGCGGGATGACGTTGTAA
- a CDS encoding sigma-54 interaction domain-containing protein — protein sequence MKTSVAASWDVDSILRVGMESLLDLFDDSCEGTMAVDDHGRIAWINDKYAAFLGLKSPESALGKPVEEVIPNSRMREVVTTGKPILLDIMMIRDQPLVVMRIPLKDDSGKVVGALGFALYDRLQRLKPLVSKFSELQWALANTQKELAQLRHTKYSISSFVGVSPVSLELKHRARRAAQLDTTVLLLGETGTGKELLAHGIHAASGRAGKPFVGINIAAVPETLLEAEFFGVSPGAYTGADRKGREGKFKIADGGTLFLDEVGDMPLQVQAKLLRVLQEQEIEPLGSNTITKVDVRVIAATSHDLKQLVADGKFRSDLYYRLNVLPIVLPPLRERVADLDALCEHLLEQIATRTGMPQRELTPGARAFLASYHWPGNVRELRNALEQAGMLTDSIALSEDDFASILTVESALPIPPSEAAQVPLTEIRPLAETVAEVERNLIRSALESTGRNKALTARMLGISRATLYQKIEDYQLLSD from the coding sequence ATGAAAACGTCTGTCGCTGCTTCCTGGGACGTTGACAGTATCCTGCGGGTCGGTATGGAGTCGCTGCTCGATCTGTTCGACGATTCCTGCGAAGGTACGATGGCGGTCGATGATCACGGCCGTATCGCATGGATCAACGACAAGTACGCCGCCTTTCTCGGACTGAAGAGTCCCGAATCCGCGTTGGGCAAGCCGGTAGAGGAAGTCATCCCCAACAGCCGCATGCGCGAAGTCGTCACCACCGGCAAGCCGATTCTGCTCGACATCATGATGATCCGCGACCAGCCTTTGGTCGTCATGCGCATTCCGCTCAAGGATGATTCCGGCAAGGTCGTCGGGGCACTTGGCTTCGCGCTGTACGATCGCCTGCAGCGCCTCAAGCCATTGGTCTCGAAGTTTTCCGAACTGCAGTGGGCGCTGGCCAATACGCAAAAGGAACTGGCGCAGCTGCGTCACACCAAGTATTCGATATCCAGTTTCGTCGGTGTCAGCCCGGTCTCGCTCGAACTCAAGCATCGGGCGCGCCGCGCCGCGCAACTGGATACCACGGTCCTGCTGCTCGGCGAAACGGGCACCGGCAAGGAATTGCTGGCGCATGGCATCCATGCGGCTTCAGGTCGTGCTGGCAAGCCCTTCGTCGGCATCAATATCGCTGCCGTACCCGAAACGCTGCTGGAAGCGGAGTTCTTCGGCGTATCCCCCGGCGCGTACACCGGCGCCGACCGCAAGGGGCGCGAAGGTAAATTCAAGATCGCCGACGGCGGCACGCTCTTCCTCGATGAAGTAGGAGACATGCCCCTGCAGGTACAGGCCAAGCTGCTGCGCGTGCTGCAGGAGCAGGAAATCGAACCGCTGGGATCGAACACCATCACCAAGGTCGATGTGCGTGTGATCGCCGCGACCAGTCACGATCTCAAGCAACTGGTTGCCGACGGCAAGTTCCGTTCGGACCTCTATTACCGGCTCAATGTATTGCCTATCGTGCTGCCGCCATTGCGTGAACGGGTCGCGGACCTGGATGCCTTGTGCGAACACTTGCTGGAACAGATCGCGACCCGTACCGGCATGCCGCAACGCGAACTCACTCCAGGTGCGCGCGCCTTCCTGGCTTCCTACCACTGGCCTGGCAATGTCCGCGAATTGCGCAACGCTTTGGAACAAGCCGGCATGCTGACCGACAGCATTGCGCTGTCCGAAGACGACTTTGCTTCCATTCTGACCGTGGAAAGCGCATTGCCCATCCCGCCGTCCGAAGCCGCGCAGGTGCCGCTCACAGAAATCCGGCCGCTTGCCGAGACGGTCGCGGAAGTGGAACGCAACCTGATCAGATCCGCACTGGAAAGCACAGGTCGGAATAAGGCGCTGACAGCGCGTATGCTGGGCATTTCACGCGCCACTCTTTATCAAAAGATTGAGGATTATCAGCTTCTGTCTGATTAA
- a CDS encoding MerR family transcriptional regulator: MNDRANKSDAVVLPPIPAKRYFTIGEVSELCGVKPHVLRYWEQEFTQLKPVKRRGNRRYYQHHEVLLIRRIRELLYEQGFTISGARNKLDTRMSNSAAATNGDSTMEEDLTAGLPPLEINTVSLRHELSEILALLKRR; encoded by the coding sequence ATGAACGACCGCGCGAACAAGTCCGATGCCGTGGTATTGCCGCCGATTCCGGCAAAGCGTTACTTCACCATTGGCGAAGTCAGCGAGCTCTGTGGCGTCAAACCGCATGTGCTGCGTTATTGGGAGCAGGAATTCACGCAACTCAAACCGGTGAAGCGGCGCGGTAACCGCCGCTATTATCAGCATCATGAAGTCTTGCTGATCCGCCGCATCCGTGAACTGCTGTATGAACAAGGCTTCACCATCAGCGGTGCGCGCAACAAGCTCGATACGCGCATGAGCAACAGTGCTGCTGCCACAAACGGCGACAGTACAATGGAAGAAGACTTGACCGCCGGTTTGCCGCCGCTGGAGATCAATACCGTCAGCCTGCGTCACGAACTGTCCGAAATCCTTGCGCTGCTGAAGCGTCGATAA
- a CDS encoding integration host factor subunit alpha, which yields MNDVNSAEFQSVLAADLDRAVQEAKARTQAENELPTLTKAELAELLFEQVGLNKREAKDMVETFFDEIRNALERGEAVKLSGFGNFQLRDKPQRPGRNPKTGEEIPITARRVVTFHASQKLKGMVEDVSHKPLARVA from the coding sequence ATGAATGACGTGAACTCAGCCGAATTTCAATCCGTCTTGGCAGCTGATCTCGATCGCGCAGTGCAGGAAGCCAAGGCGCGTACCCAGGCTGAAAATGAGTTGCCGACGCTGACCAAGGCCGAGCTCGCCGAACTGTTGTTCGAACAGGTCGGCCTCAACAAGCGCGAGGCCAAGGATATGGTCGAAACCTTTTTCGACGAAATCCGCAATGCGCTCGAGCGTGGGGAGGCCGTCAAGCTCTCCGGCTTTGGAAATTTTCAGTTGCGCGACAAGCCGCAACGGCCTGGCCGCAATCCCAAGACCGGCGAAGAAATTCCGATCACCGCGCGCCGGGTCGTCACCTTCCACGCAAGCCAGAAGCTGAAGGGCATGGTGGAAGATGTGAGCCACAAGCCGCTGGCACGCGTAGCCTGA
- the pheT gene encoding phenylalanine--tRNA ligase subunit beta: MQFSESWLRTLVDPKMTSDALSHLLTMSGLEVEEVEPVAPPFSNVVVAKVVEVAKHPNADRLNVCQVDAGTGTLFNIVCGASNVRPGLKVACAMAGAKLPPGEDGKSFEIKIGQLRGVESQGMLCSARELKLSEESAGLLELPDDAPVGQNFRDYYQLNDLKFTIKLTPNKADCLSVLGVAREVSALTGVPLRAPAYKTIPVTTDEKLPVKVSAPDLCGRFSGRVIRGLNARAQTPDWMKRRLERSGQRPISALVDISNYVMLELGRPSHVFDLHKIHGGLDIRWGKPGESLKLLNGNTVEVDGWVGVIAADKEIESLAGIMGGDSTAVTLDTQDIYLEAAFWWPQAIQGRARRYNFSTDAAHRFERGVDYATTVEDIERLTSLIVEICGGKETLVGPVDDHVVNLPERKPVTLRTARAVKVIGVPLDDAQIADIFTRLKLEFTQEPGAFIVTPPSYRFDIEIEEDLIEEIARVYGFENIPAVAPVAANTMRIDPENRRSLFTIRRQLADADYQEVVNFSFVEEGWEADFAANASLIKLLNPIASQLSVMRSSLVGSLVANVRYNLNRKLNRVRVFEIGAVYLRADTERDGPLSVAGYHQPKRIAAIAYGPAAEEQWGMPTRNVDYFDVKGDLEALFAPKTLTFAKTEHPALHPGRSAQVLLDSAPIGFIGELHPRWQQKYDLPLAPVVFEVDADVLQSRTIPVYQEISKFPAVTRDIAVVVKQSVPAQSLIDTFLAERKATNACAIMQAIVLFDEYRGKGLENDEKSLAFRFTLQDTQTTLQDDKVDAAMAAFIAAVDKMHGARLRT; the protein is encoded by the coding sequence ATGCAATTCTCCGAAAGCTGGCTCCGTACCCTCGTTGATCCGAAGATGACATCGGATGCGCTGTCGCATCTTTTGACGATGTCCGGTCTTGAAGTAGAAGAAGTCGAGCCCGTCGCGCCGCCGTTTTCCAATGTGGTCGTGGCCAAGGTCGTGGAAGTGGCCAAGCATCCCAACGCGGATCGCCTGAATGTCTGCCAGGTCGATGCCGGTACTGGCACGCTGTTCAACATCGTATGTGGCGCATCTAACGTGCGGCCCGGTCTGAAAGTAGCCTGTGCGATGGCCGGCGCGAAGCTGCCGCCCGGAGAAGACGGCAAGTCGTTTGAAATCAAGATCGGTCAACTGCGCGGCGTCGAATCGCAAGGCATGCTGTGTTCCGCGCGCGAACTCAAGCTGTCGGAAGAAAGTGCAGGCCTGCTCGAATTGCCGGACGATGCGCCGGTGGGCCAGAATTTCCGCGACTACTACCAGCTCAACGATCTGAAATTCACGATCAAGCTTACGCCGAACAAGGCCGACTGCTTGTCGGTATTGGGTGTTGCCCGCGAAGTATCCGCGTTGACCGGCGTACCCTTGAGAGCGCCGGCCTACAAGACCATTCCCGTTACGACCGATGAAAAGCTGCCGGTCAAGGTATCCGCTCCCGATCTGTGCGGGCGTTTCAGCGGTCGCGTCATCCGCGGCCTGAACGCGCGTGCGCAGACGCCGGACTGGATGAAGCGCCGCCTGGAACGTAGCGGTCAGCGGCCGATTTCTGCGCTGGTGGATATTTCCAATTACGTCATGCTGGAACTTGGACGGCCAAGCCATGTATTCGACCTTCATAAGATCCATGGCGGCCTGGACATTCGCTGGGGCAAGCCTGGCGAATCGCTGAAACTGTTGAATGGCAATACCGTCGAGGTCGATGGCTGGGTCGGCGTCATCGCCGCCGACAAGGAAATCGAATCGCTCGCCGGCATCATGGGCGGCGATTCCACAGCGGTGACGCTCGATACGCAGGATATCTACCTTGAAGCAGCGTTCTGGTGGCCGCAGGCGATCCAGGGGCGTGCTCGTCGTTACAACTTCTCGACCGATGCCGCGCATCGCTTTGAACGGGGTGTCGACTATGCCACCACGGTCGAAGATATTGAACGCCTCACCTCGCTGATCGTGGAAATCTGCGGCGGCAAGGAAACGCTTGTCGGTCCGGTCGACGATCACGTCGTCAACCTGCCAGAGCGCAAGCCGGTGACGCTGCGCACCGCGCGCGCGGTAAAGGTGATTGGCGTTCCCCTCGACGATGCCCAGATCGCGGATATCTTTACGCGCCTCAAGCTGGAATTCACACAGGAACCGGGCGCCTTTATCGTGACCCCGCCTTCCTACCGTTTCGATATCGAGATCGAAGAAGACCTGATCGAGGAAATCGCGCGCGTCTACGGCTTCGAGAATATTCCCGCCGTGGCGCCTGTCGCCGCGAACACGATGCGTATCGATCCGGAAAATCGCCGTTCGTTGTTTACGATCCGCCGTCAGCTGGCCGATGCCGACTATCAGGAAGTAGTGAATTTCAGCTTTGTGGAAGAAGGCTGGGAAGCGGACTTCGCGGCGAATGCCAGCCTGATCAAACTCTTGAACCCGATTGCCAGCCAGTTGAGCGTCATGCGTTCTTCCCTGGTCGGAAGCCTGGTCGCCAATGTGCGCTATAACCTGAATCGCAAGCTGAACCGCGTGCGCGTGTTCGAGATCGGCGCGGTATATCTGCGGGCTGATACCGAACGGGACGGCCCGTTGTCGGTGGCCGGCTACCATCAACCAAAGCGGATTGCTGCCATCGCTTACGGCCCTGCGGCGGAAGAGCAGTGGGGAATGCCCACGCGTAACGTCGACTACTTCGATGTCAAAGGCGATCTGGAAGCCTTGTTTGCACCGAAGACACTGACATTTGCGAAAACCGAACATCCGGCACTGCATCCAGGCCGCTCTGCGCAGGTATTGCTCGATAGCGCGCCAATCGGCTTCATTGGCGAGTTGCATCCGCGTTGGCAACAAAAATATGACTTGCCGCTTGCGCCGGTTGTGTTTGAAGTCGATGCAGACGTCTTGCAGTCGCGCACAATCCCGGTTTACCAGGAAATATCCAAGTTTCCTGCGGTGACCCGTGATATCGCCGTCGTGGTAAAGCAATCGGTTCCGGCGCAATCCCTGATCGATACTTTCCTTGCCGAACGGAAAGCTACGAACGCATGTGCTATCATGCAAGCCATTGTTTTATTTGATGAATATCGCGGCAAGGGCTTGGAAAATGACGAAAAAAGTCTTGCTTTCCGATTCACCTTGCAAGATACTCAGACTACCCTGCAAGATGACAAAGTCGATGCTGCAATGGCAGCTTTTATCGCCGCTGTCGACAAGATGCATGGCGCACGCCTGCGCACATGA
- the pheS gene encoding phenylalanine--tRNA ligase subunit alpha: MNSLEQIVAQAQTDFAAAQDAAALENAKAKYLGKTGQITEQMKGLGKLAPEERKAQGAVINAAKEKIEAALTACRDALANAQMQARLNAEAIDVTLPGRGRGKGGIHPVMRSWERIEEIFGSIGFDVADGPEIETDWTNFTALNSPENHPARSMQDTFYIDGKDTQGKPLLLRTHTSPMQVRYARMNKPPIKVIAPGRTYRVDSDATHSPMFHQVEGLWIAEDISFADLKGVYLNFVKAFFETDDLQVRFRPSYFPFTEPSAEIDIAFGSGPLKGRWLEVSGAGQVHPSVVRNMGLDPDKYIGFAFGSGLERLTMLRYGINDLRLFYEGDLRFLKQFN; this comes from the coding sequence ATGAATTCCCTAGAACAAATTGTCGCCCAGGCGCAAACGGATTTCGCCGCTGCCCAAGATGCAGCCGCGCTGGAAAATGCAAAAGCCAAGTACCTTGGCAAGACAGGCCAAATCACCGAGCAAATGAAAGGCCTGGGCAAGCTGGCGCCGGAAGAGCGCAAGGCGCAGGGCGCAGTCATCAATGCCGCCAAGGAAAAGATTGAAGCTGCACTGACCGCATGCCGCGATGCACTCGCGAATGCCCAGATGCAGGCACGCCTGAATGCCGAGGCGATCGATGTAACGCTGCCGGGCCGCGGTCGCGGCAAGGGAGGCATTCATCCGGTCATGCGCAGTTGGGAGCGCATTGAAGAAATCTTTGGCTCGATCGGATTCGATGTCGCCGACGGACCGGAAATCGAAACCGACTGGACCAATTTCACCGCGCTCAATAGCCCGGAAAACCATCCCGCGCGTTCGATGCAGGATACTTTCTACATCGATGGCAAGGATACGCAAGGCAAGCCCTTGCTGCTGCGCACGCATACCAGCCCGATGCAGGTCCGTTATGCGCGCATGAACAAGCCGCCGATCAAGGTCATCGCGCCGGGCCGCACTTATCGCGTCGACAGCGATGCTACGCACTCGCCGATGTTCCATCAGGTCGAAGGCTTGTGGATCGCGGAAGACATCAGCTTCGCCGATCTCAAGGGCGTCTATCTCAACTTCGTCAAGGCGTTCTTTGAAACCGACGATCTGCAGGTACGCTTCCGGCCTTCCTATTTTCCCTTCACCGAACCGTCGGCCGAGATCGACATCGCCTTCGGCAGCGGACCCTTGAAGGGACGCTGGCTCGAAGTATCCGGCGCTGGCCAGGTGCATCCGAGCGTGGTGCGCAACATGGGACTCGATCCGGACAAGTACATCGGCTTTGCGTTCGGCTCCGGCCTTGAGCGCTTGACGATGCTGCGTTACGGGATCAACGACTTGCGCCTGTTCTATGAAGGCGATCTGCGTTTCCTGAAGCAGTTCAACTGA
- the rplT gene encoding 50S ribosomal protein L20, whose translation MPRVKRGVTARARHKKVLDQAKGYRGRRSTVFRIAKQAVMRAGQYAYRDRRNKKRVFRALWITRINAASREHGVTYSVFMNGLKKANIELDRKVLADMAVMDKPAFAAIVNQVKANIAA comes from the coding sequence ATGCCTAGAGTAAAACGTGGGGTTACCGCACGGGCCCGTCACAAGAAAGTCCTCGACCAAGCCAAGGGTTACCGCGGCCGTCGCAGTACCGTATTCCGTATCGCCAAGCAGGCGGTCATGCGCGCAGGTCAGTATGCCTACCGCGATCGCCGCAACAAGAAGCGCGTATTCCGCGCACTGTGGATCACCCGTATCAACGCGGCATCGCGTGAGCATGGCGTCACCTACAGCGTATTCATGAACGGTCTCAAGAAAGCCAATATCGAACTCGACCGCAAGGTCCTGGCAGATATGGCAGTGATGGACAAGCCGGCGTTTGCCGCGATTGTCAACCAGGTAAAGGCCAACATCGCTGCTTGA
- the rpmI gene encoding 50S ribosomal protein L35: MPKMKTKSSAKKRFRVRPGGTVKRGQAFKRHILTKKTTKNKRQLRGAVDVHDTNMNSVRAMMPFA; the protein is encoded by the coding sequence ATGCCTAAAATGAAGACGAAGAGCAGCGCGAAAAAGCGCTTCCGCGTACGTCCGGGCGGCACCGTCAAGCGCGGTCAAGCCTTCAAGCGTCACATCCTGACGAAGAAAACCACCAAGAACAAACGCCAGTTGCGCGGTGCAGTGGACGTTCATGACACAAACATGAACTCCGTACGCGCGATGATGCCGTTCGCTTAA
- the infC gene encoding translation initiation factor IF-3 — MATDKSHRINGEITVPELRLSGVNNEPLGIVSLAEAFRLAEEANVDLVEIAPTAQPPVARLMDYGKFKYQEQKKAHEAKLKQKVIQVKEVKFRPGTDDGDYNIKLRNLTKFLDEGDKTKITLRFRGREMAHQDIGMRMLERLKSDLEPYGQVEQFPKMEGRQMVMVLAPKKKK; from the coding sequence ATAGCTACTGACAAGTCGCATCGCATTAACGGCGAAATTACTGTGCCGGAACTGCGTCTATCCGGTGTTAACAACGAGCCGCTTGGCATCGTGTCTCTTGCCGAAGCATTCCGCCTGGCGGAAGAAGCAAACGTGGATCTGGTGGAAATTGCGCCAACAGCGCAACCGCCGGTCGCCCGCCTGATGGATTATGGTAAGTTCAAGTATCAGGAACAGAAAAAGGCCCACGAAGCGAAGCTCAAGCAGAAGGTGATCCAGGTCAAGGAAGTCAAGTTCCGACCGGGTACCGACGATGGCGATTACAACATCAAGCTGCGCAATCTGACGAAGTTCCTTGACGAAGGTGATAAGACCAAGATCACCTTGCGCTTCCGCGGTCGGGAAATGGCGCACCAGGACATCGGCATGCGTATGCTGGAGCGTTTGAAATCTGACCTTGAGCCATACGGTCAGGTAGAGCAGTTTCCCAAGATGGAAGGCCGCCAGATGGTAATGGTGCTGGCGCCGAAGAAGAAGAAATAA